One stretch of Telopea speciosissima isolate NSW1024214 ecotype Mountain lineage unplaced genomic scaffold, Tspe_v1 Tspe_v1.0012, whole genome shotgun sequence DNA includes these proteins:
- the LOC122647132 gene encoding uncharacterized protein LOC122647132, giving the protein MCIPTPTVLPSRGIPIETTCPRCGEEEETPCHLLIECPFARSVWELLSACATDGLGDLNLESVLALMGKGGGNLSERSKVKQCMVAYSLWEIWKARNAFIFSNEMISARKVCYRALSQAKKKIKTQQRSTQKANRGTTVSLALLPKTFLFRWLPTRPPWVKINFDGSLKPEVGYGSAGFVCRDDLGSVIWAQSWRLKGTTVPMAELRGAWEGLRCAHSSGQNLLLDIGQWRQQLEGFIASHTYREGNQPADWVTDASLETGSFQATESSMPDQLRSLVKADR; this is encoded by the exons ATGTGCATTCCTACACCTACAGTCCTTCCTTCTAGAGGCATTCCCATTGAAACTACATGTCCCCGCtgtggagaggaagaagaaactcCATGCCATCTTCTCATTGAATGTCCTTTTGCAAGGTCAGTGTGGGAATTGCTTTCTGCCTGTGCTACGGATGGTCTCGGCGATCTTAACCTGGAATCAGTCCTTGCGCTGATGGGCAAGGGAGGTGGGAACCTTAGTGAGAGAAGCAAAGTCAAACAGTGCATGGTAGCTTACTCCTTGTGGGAGATATGGAAGGCCAGAAATGCCTTCATCTTCAGCAATGAGATGATCTCTGCCAGGAAGGTCTGTTACAGAGCTTTGAGTCAAGCTAAGAAGAAGATTAAGACTCAGCAAAGATCTACTCAAAAGGCTAACCGGGGTACCACAGTGTCATTGGCGCTTTTACCGAAAACATTTCTTTTCAGATGGCTACCCACACGGCCACCTTGGGTTAAGATCAATTTTGATGGGTCACTTAAGCCAGAGGTTGGTTATGGTAGTGCTGGGTTCGTCTGCAGGGATGACCTTGGCAGCGTCATTTGGGCTCAAAGTTGGCGCCTCAAAGGTACCACGGTTCCCATGGCTGAGCTTCGCGGAGCGTGGGAGGGCCTTCGCTGTGCTCATTCTTCAGGCCAG AACCTCTTGCTTGATATTGGGCAATGGCGCCAACAGTTGGAGGGCTTTATAGCTTCTCATACTTATCGGGAAGGGAATCAGCCTGCCGATTGGGTTACTGATGCATCTTTGGAGACTGGGTCCTTCCAAGCTACTGAATCAAGTATGCCAGATCAGCTCCGTAGTTTAGTTAAGGCAGACAGATAA
- the LOC122647071 gene encoding ribosomal protein S1, mitochondrial-like, with amino-acid sequence MMSIYLSRSFPRSNSSFFLCSGNASQSAVLRLREEMFLVDAGPGTPRICMQDEPTGVPINRATRFENKVGSLDVVAGESLIKEQILERFFIDLVAGESLIKERAAARFNDLVGSIDVVAGEPLLLLPRRFRQNRAWMELNKIWRTNTQVKGFIIEKVKGGYSVAIAGFITFLPFRPLITQRIANDRFTIESIKPKRTNIVVF; translated from the coding sequence atgATGAGCATCTATTTGAGTCGATCATTTCCAAGATCTAATTCCAGTTTTTTCTTATGTAGTGGAAACGCCTCACAATCTGCAGTTTTACGCTTAAGGGAAGAAATGTTCTTGGTGGATGCAGGACCTGGGACCCCCAGAATTTGTATGCAAGATGAGCCTACAGGAGTGCCAATCAACCGAGCCACCAGGTTTGAGAATAAGGTGGGATCCCTGGATGTAGTGGCTGGTGAATCACTGATCAAAGAGCAGATTTTGGAGAGATTCTTCATCGATCTAGTGGCCGGTGAATCACTGATCAAAGAGCGAGCAGCCGCCAGGTTTAATGATTTGGTGGGATCCATAGATGTAGTGGCTGGTGAaccgcttcttcttcttccacgaAGATTCAGACAAAACCGAGCTTGGATGGAACTGAACAAGATTTGGCGAACGAATACACAGGTAAAAGGCTTTATTATTGAGAAAGTAAAAGGAGGTTATTCAGTAGCCATCGCAGGTTTCATTACTTTTCTTCCATTCCGCCCTCTCATAACTCAAAGGATAGCGAATGATCGATTCACCATTGAGAGCATTAAACCAAAAAGGACGAATATTGTGGTGTTCTAA